A single region of the Gemella sp. zg-570 genome encodes:
- a CDS encoding bifunctional riboflavin kinase/FAD synthetase, giving the protein MKIFRISDLSQIISDSNFRVVALGFFDGIHIAHQEIIKNTVDLAKEENKISSLITFTNSPKNFFTKEETKLLIPNNLKISILENLGIEELYFLDFNESLRLISKEKFIDSVLKKINVTNVFCGEDYRFGYKGEGRPNFISEYTDNKIKVLATKTLKSFDKKISSTLLRNYILNGKVELYKKLTNRFYQISGIIVKGRQLGRTINFPTANLSTNDDFLIPQKYGVYITIVEVRGEFYKGITNIGNNPTVSDNGKVFVETHILDFDKEIYGENFTIYFYKYIRPEQKFNSINELKEQLQLDKSKAEKIFIDFKNFANYNSKLATSGKS; this is encoded by the coding sequence ATGAAAATTTTTAGAATCTCAGATTTAAGTCAAATAATAAGTGATTCTAATTTTAGAGTTGTTGCATTAGGATTTTTTGACGGTATTCATATAGCCCACCAAGAAATTATTAAAAATACGGTAGACTTAGCCAAAGAAGAAAATAAAATTTCAAGTCTAATAACGTTTACTAATAGTCCAAAGAATTTTTTTACAAAAGAAGAAACAAAGTTACTAATTCCTAATAATTTAAAAATAAGTATACTAGAAAATTTAGGAATAGAAGAGTTATATTTCTTAGATTTTAATGAAAGTTTACGACTTATTAGCAAAGAAAAATTTATCGATAGTGTTTTAAAAAAAATTAATGTTACTAACGTCTTTTGTGGAGAAGATTATAGATTTGGCTATAAAGGAGAAGGAAGACCTAATTTTATTTCTGAATATACTGATAACAAAATAAAAGTTTTAGCAACTAAAACATTAAAATCATTTGATAAAAAAATATCTTCTACCTTATTGCGTAACTATATTTTAAATGGTAAAGTTGAGTTATATAAAAAATTAACCAATAGATTTTATCAAATATCTGGAATAATTGTTAAAGGTAGACAGTTGGGAAGAACTATAAATTTTCCAACAGCAAACTTATCAACAAATGATGATTTTTTAATTCCACAAAAATATGGTGTTTACATCACCATTGTTGAAGTTAGAGGAGAATTTTACAAGGGAATAACTAATATAGGAAATAATCCTACTGTTTCAGATAATGGTAAAGTTTTTGTAGAAACACATATTTTAGATTTTGATAAAGAAATTTATGGAGAGAATTTTACTATATATTTTTATAAGTATATAAGACCAGAACAAAAATTTAATAGCATAAATGAATTAAAAGAACAGTTACAATTAGATAAGTCAAAAGCCGAGAAAATTTTTATAGATTTTAAAAATTTCGCAAATTACAATAGTAAGTTAGCCACCTCAGGCAAGTCATAA
- the truB gene encoding tRNA pseudouridine(55) synthase TruB, protein MFERRKIMLDGILPIYKERGMTSHDVVFKLRKILKIKKIGHAGTLDPDVDGVLLVLLGNSTKVSDYAMNLGKSYRAEICLGISTITQDISGQILSEKVVEKVDISDIKYACSKLIGKIIQKPPIYSAVKVNGKKLYEYAREGKFDVQIPEREIEIYSINLLEYTCYYENEKFYFTIDVSCGKGTYIRTIATQLGDILNLPSCMSKLTRTSSGDIKISDCFSISYVEENRDNISKKLLSKEYALSSYQFVELPKFRAKQVINGLRFRKNQFPDIDFSSEVVFTYNNEAIAVYYLKELTDELLSVKTTFPKNIE, encoded by the coding sequence TTGTTTGAAAGAAGAAAAATAATGTTAGATGGAATACTACCAATATACAAGGAACGTGGTATGACAAGCCATGATGTTGTATTTAAACTTAGAAAAATTTTAAAAATAAAAAAGATAGGACATGCTGGAACTTTAGACCCTGATGTAGACGGAGTTTTGTTGGTATTATTAGGAAATAGTACAAAGGTTAGTGATTATGCCATGAACTTAGGAAAAAGTTACCGGGCAGAAATTTGCTTGGGTATAAGTACAATTACTCAGGATATTAGTGGTCAAATTTTATCTGAAAAAGTAGTAGAAAAAGTAGATATTTCTGACATAAAATATGCTTGCAGTAAATTAATTGGAAAAATAATTCAGAAACCACCTATCTATTCAGCAGTTAAGGTTAATGGAAAAAAATTATATGAATATGCTAGAGAAGGTAAATTTGACGTCCAAATACCTGAAAGAGAAATTGAAATTTACAGCATAAATTTACTAGAATATACTTGCTATTATGAAAATGAAAAATTTTATTTTACTATTGATGTAAGTTGTGGGAAAGGAACATATATAAGAACAATAGCTACACAGCTGGGAGATATATTAAATTTACCTAGTTGTATGAGTAAACTAACCAGAACTTCTAGCGGAGATATTAAGATTTCAGATTGTTTTAGCATATCTTATGTAGAAGAAAATAGAGATAATATTTCAAAAAAATTACTATCTAAAGAATATGCTTTATCATCTTATCAATTTGTAGAACTACCTAAATTTAGAGCTAAGCAAGTAATTAACGGCTTAAGATTTAGAAAAAATCAATTTCCTGATATAGATTTTTCTTCTGAAGTAGTTTTCACATATAATAATGAAGCCATAGCAGTATATTATTTAAAAGAATTAACTGATGAATTACTATCTGTAAAAACTACATTTCCTAAAAATATTGAGTAA
- a CDS encoding Fur family transcriptional regulator codes for MLNVDEKVSKLMLILKNNGYKYTEKRKAMIDLLVREDRYLNAKYVSENLSKEFPGLSFDTIYRNLSTYVDLGILEFTEIKGERFFKLACINIKHHHHHHICLKCGKAKTIHTDICKELNIPELSGYRIDGHKFEIYGICPNCLKEEK; via the coding sequence ATGTTAAATGTTGATGAAAAAGTTTCTAAATTAATGTTAATACTAAAAAATAATGGCTATAAATATACAGAAAAAAGAAAGGCTATGATAGATTTATTAGTTAGAGAAGATAGATATCTTAATGCAAAGTACGTTTCTGAAAATTTAAGTAAGGAGTTTCCAGGGCTAAGTTTTGATACTATATATAGAAATCTTAGCACTTACGTTGATTTGGGTATATTGGAATTTACGGAGATAAAAGGAGAACGTTTTTTCAAACTTGCTTGTATAAACATAAAACATCACCATCATCACCATATTTGTTTAAAATGTGGCAAGGCAAAAACAATTCACACAGATATTTGTAAAGAGCTAAATATTCCAGAATTATCTGGATATAGAATAGATGGTCATAAATTTGAAATATATGGAATTTGTCCAAATTGTTTGAAAGAAGAAAAATAA